In Belonocnema kinseyi isolate 2016_QV_RU_SX_M_011 chromosome 4, B_treatae_v1, whole genome shotgun sequence, a single window of DNA contains:
- the LOC117172027 gene encoding ubiquitin-conjugating enzyme E2 N: protein MAALPRRIIKETQRLMQEPVPGISAVPDDTNARYFHVIVTGPEDSPFEGGLFKLELFLPEDYPMSAPKVRFITKIYHPNIDRLGRICLDILKDKWSPALQIRTVLLSIQALLSAPNPDDPLANDVAELWKINESEAIRNAKEWTRRYAMDN, encoded by the exons ATGGCTGCATTACCGCGAAGGATCATAAAAGAAACGCAAAGACTGATGCAAGAGCCAGTCCCTGGGATCAGTGCAGTACCAGATGACACTAATGCTAGGTATTTTCATGTAATTGTCACGGGGCCTGAGGATTCTCCATTCGAAGGTGGATTATTTAAGCTCGAGTTATTTTTACCAGAAGACTATCCCATGTCAGCACCAAAAGTtagatttattacaaaaatttaccaTCCAAACATCGACAG GCTGGGCCGGATTTGTTTGGACATTTTGAAAGACAAATGGAGTCCAGCACTCCAAATTAGAACAGTTCTTCTTTCGATACAAGCGCTTTTAAGTGCACCCAATCCTGACGATCCATTAGCAAATGATGTAGCCGAACTCTGGAAAATAAATGAAAGCGAAGCGATACGTAACGCCAAAGAATGGACCCGTAGATACGCCATGGACAACTGA